From the Cucumis sativus cultivar 9930 chromosome 5, Cucumber_9930_V3, whole genome shotgun sequence genome, the window TAATgtcttttttacttaaaaagcATTATTCACAATTAAATgttaacacaaaaaaaaattgtttaaaaacatTTCCCAAACAATGTTTCAtctgaaatttgaattattgaatgaaattattcaattattcaattgcatcaaaatgtaagaattaattattagaaaaaagaagaagaaaaaagcagTTTTTGATTGTACTGTTAATACACTGCCATGAGTAATCAGAATCAgctttttctatatttacagCTTTATTgccttttctctctccctcaaATTTATTAGgctttaaataattatttgagcaaattgtaaaataataaacataaattgtAACTTTCTTATAAGtttgaagttaaaagttttttgtttttgcaatttactctttttttatcttttgtcgagacttgttttattttagtttgagttttatttatttatttatttatttatttataagcATGTAACTAATAATGaagattttattaagatttattaaaattgtatgatttgaatttagataattaaaattatagggatttttttttggttttgtttatgaaaGGTGTGATTGATGACATGATgcatcaattttcaaatttcctaAGAGAAtgaatttggaaagaaagtaatttgaattgatttgtTTTCCCTTTATTTGTTGGGGACTTGTTTGGAAACAAACATGCAACAGTCATGAAAGCAATAATAATGGCAATAacatttagaaagaaataaagaaacaaactttattttaCCATTTCGTTCTTACAAAAtcactttgttttctttggttCATGTgatcttttcttcttattattggCTCATTTCTTCTCTGACaaagacaaaatataaaatgacaGAGATTTCAGATTCTTCTGAGAAAATTGATGCTGCAAAGGACAGAGGTAagagagtaaaaaaaaacaccgttctcttttgattttcttgtcAATCTAAACCTATAGAAGTGTATGGTAAAAgtagaaaggaaaacaaagaaattttgatgaaatgaaGTTGAGGATACTGTTTCATGAGATTAGTTTTTCTCAGATATTGCATTGGCTCGGGTCGAAtgggagaagaagatggcaTTGATAAAGGCATGGGAGGAGAGTGAAAAGATCAAAGCAGAGAACAAGTAAAATACAGAATTTTTCTCTATTGTTGAGtgtttagttatttatttttgtacccttgaatttttgtatttgtttcaaaaatactcatgtacttttaaaagttaacgTTTTATCATTGGAGAAGAAGTTGTCTAGATTCTGAACGAAAGTGGCGTATGCTATGGTGTAGTAGGTGATGTAGAACGAAAATATGAACAACCACAGATCtaagttttagttttgaaaaatatgaagaatttatatttcaatggTAGTTTTAAAACGTTTATGAAAGTTGAGGGTATATTGAAGCTTTTGAAAGTAAAGAGTTAGGAAACAAAAGATTGAGTTCTTTTTAACATGTTTGAAATGTTTGGACAGGGCATACAAAAGGCTTTCTGCAGTTGAATCTTGGGAGAATACCAGAAAGGCTTCCATAGAAGCGCAACTGATGAAGATAGAGGTAAATTGGCTTTTGATCATGTATAGTTTAATAATTCTCACTGATTATAGACTTAGATTTCTCGATCCACGTTTCAAAgcgttttggtttttgtgAAATGACaggaaaaaatggagaagaagaaagcagaGTATGCTGAgcaaatgaagaacaaaatcGTTGGAATTCACAAGGAAGGTGAAGAGAAGAAGCAACCATTGAAGCAGAACGAAAAGAACATTGCCTCAAGGTTGAGGAAACGGCAGAAAAATATCGTACTTCAGGGTTCATACCAAAGACTCTACTCAAATGCTTCAGTGGTTGAAATGCTGAGGGGTTATAAAAACAGATTCCTATCTCAGATTTGTACTTTGATTTTAGTCTTTGTTTGGTATTATATTGAATTAGGAGATGAACACTTTAGtgttcttttttatgtataaaGATTGTATCAGTTTGCTGTATTTTACCCAATGATCACTTATGTCATATGCACTGATTCAGTTAAAAATGGTAGTGTTAATCATTCTGGAGATTGGTTCAAAGAATCCAGTTTTGCTTGAAATAGGTTCTTTTCTTGCGTCGGATAGCAAGTCGAAACGATATATCATTTACCATTCGATAAAAGAGGGGGATTATACAGCAACTAAATGAGGTTCTGGAAAAGTTTTCACGGTCAAGAATCAAGTCAGCATTCTGTGTAGGCAAATAATGGTTCATGGTCGAAATACAGTTCGATACCGGAATGAATAGTAATCACTGTACTAGCAAAAGAACAAGCTTTTTACATACAAACATGGCTGGCTGCATATATTACACAAACTGAATGAGTtttgctaaaaaaaattctacttCCAACAGTTATCACTTACACAGCACAAGACAACTATGGTCCGATTCGATATTTAAGCAGTAGACCAAGCGCAACCGGTATTCACTAACCTTTAGATCGATTTCTAGCAGCTTTTCGCCTAGCGCAGCATCCGACTAAGTAGATTATCAGCTGTAAATACAAGTAAGAGATAAGAAATAAATGGTGGAAGATGAAACGAAAATGGAACCCTAGCTGAAAAGTGACTTACCAAGACAACAAATAGAATGACGTTGAAGATAGCAACCAATCGCCATTCAGTTTTCATGTACTGTGCGACTCCGGCCCTGAATGatcaaacaatcaaataatgatgaaaattttcacaGGGACTGCATCAGTGAATagagaatggaagaataaGGTTATTAGTTATTTACTTGCACGAATCACAATCGTAACACTTGACCGCCTTGGAATTCTTGTATACTTTGCAATCATGGTTTGAATTGACAGGATGAAAGCTCAAGTCATAGTATGATGCATTAACAGCTGGATAACCACATCTGTTATTTGAATCACGAGGTCAAAAAGAACAAGAATTCATATTCACTTCTCAAATATCGTCGAAACAAAGTCGAGAGTTCACATGTCAATGTCATAAATCGCAAAAAGATTGTGGAGAATAAAAGATTATGGCATTATGGAAAAGACAAGGATttggtttcttcttttgtttgtttcagtTTAAACATAGCAAAAAAACTATGAACTTGGAAGTTACACCTACTCGGATGGGGGTCTACAACAACCCGCTTCCATGGGCGTCAGCTTTGCCAATTTGTACTGCTTGAGAGTctgaaattgtaaaaaaaaaatggcttcATGAGAAAGTgatgataaaaataatcaaatagtCTGTTGTTCTAATGGACCGAGCTTAAAACAAGGACCTTGTATCTTTTTGAAAGGTTATTGCAATCCTCGGATTTGACTAGACAGCTTTTCAGACGCATCCAATTTTCAGTATTGTTAAGCTGTAACAGGAAAGCCAAAATCAGGATAATTGataatctctctctttctctcttagTAACAGGTAAAATTGTACTCACCTGTTTTAGAAACCACGTACTATAGTCTTGTAGTTGATACTCCTTATACCTCATCAAATGGGAAGAGAAGGGGAAAATATATCAGTCCATAGAAATGCCAGCTTATCAATGCACAAGCATCAAAATCTGATAATCATGGGTTTAGGTTATTCTTATAAGCACAGATAGAAGATGAACCGTTTTCGCTCTTTCAGATTAAGtatcatcaaaacaaaatcacttAACAAGCACCTTTCtttgaatgaattaaatatatcCTCACCTCAAGCCAGCAACATCATGTCCCGATCCATTATTTGTAACAATaaacctaaaataaatttgaataattatgTTAGGTTCAAGAAAAGTACTACAATACAAATTACATACCAACTATGAAGCCAGCAAAGCCAGATTAAAAAGCATTCTCAAAGAGGAAGTGTACGAGTCATGTATTGTTGCTAGCTAAAAGATGCCAACAACCATAGATGTCCACTTTGATACTTCCTTTTATATCTTGAAGGGGATCATGCgaagataataaaaagaaaaagtagtgtGGGCGAAAAATACATAGATAAGTGTACACAGATGAAAACAAATCCATGGTTAAGTATAATGTAATTATCATCTCATGgtgttttattataattagagGATGTGATTCTGGCCTCTGCTCACATGGCTTAAAAGAAATCCAAGACATGTTCATACGAATCATGAATCCACTGCTTAAGGTATAAGAAGCTACTTTTGAAGACCTGTAACGAAAACTTTTCTGAACCACCTACTTTACCATAAAgctacaaaatcaaatcacaaAGTCTAGACTACAACAGCATTCTTTGAATCATCTAGCATGAAAGATCCATCAACAACTAATGAGGAGTGAACTTaaaggggggggggggaaaGAAATTATTGTGGCCATCATGCTGGTTCCTACTTTTActcatctcaattttatatagaaGTATATTGTCTTGCttatatgcatttttgtttggtGTTTGGTGGATTTCTTAACCGTGCATTATCATAGATTTGATAATTGAAATGCCTTAAGAAACATATACTCACGCCAACACTGTAAACACGAGAATCCCCACCAACGTAATGCACAACATGATCAGATACTATGTGCAGAAGGTCAAGGTCAAGCGAAATTTGGGAAGATTAACATCAACTGTTCagataaattttcatttaaaaggATACAATCCACAGCAATATCGAATTGTTCTTAAGGGCACCCAAGAAACCAACTATGGACCTGGATCAAAAACATTGATAACAACAATATTGGGTGAGTGAATCAGATTATACTCTATCAGATTATATTCCTAAAATGATAGAGAACTTACACCACAAAGATGAATCCACCAAGTCCCATGACAGGAAGAGTGAGAGATTTTCGACAACCGTCGTGGTGGGTGCCCATCCATATCCCAAATATTATAACAAGAATAGCCAGAAACTGAAACATGTGGATACACAGTGATTCAAGAGCCCATTAATCTAGTTAAAGGCTTAGTAAAACTGATGCTTATAGCCCTGCTCCAACAACTCATTCCCATGGTTATTTTAAGCCATCTTTAGGCCTATTTGTTTATAGAATCAACAActtttattgaagaaaaaaagaaaagaaagaatacaagcgcttacaaaaaagaaaaaaaaacattagagAGAGAATTTCCGGCCAAGTAAGATGTTacctacaaaataatttaataacttTGATACTAAAGCCCAAGGTTCTCATGGAATCTCATCAAGAACCAAACCTCACTAGAGTCCCTATCCACACCTTTGAACACTCTATAGTTACTCGCCCTCGAAACATCTTACAACAGAACACACACCCCATAGGCTGCAAGCAACGAACTTTCTTTCTTGAAGGCATATGAAGGAGGAAGTCCTCGATCATTGCACAAACATCCCTCTGGTCAGCTACCTCAAAAACAAACTCTAGTAAGAAACAGCTCCACACAACCCCAAAGAAGGTGATCTGGGTCTTCGCtgtagtttttgtttcttatttatgATAAGAGTAGGAAGGTGAAGATTGTTCGTAAATTTCATAGATGcatcttttttgtaattttttccctttcttgattaatgaaaataaaaaacatctTTATACCCTTGAGCTTACGAAGAGGTCTCATCTTCTTTCGCTTTAAAGCTAGATAAATTATTAGGTATGCACaaataaactcaaaagaaTTACAGctcctttttcattgatttatcAAATGTACTAAGACAACTATCTTTCATTTCCTAGGGACTGAACTATAAAGTATCAATCTTGAAACCATAAGGGATAGTGTAATACATTCTCCAATGAGAACTAGATCGATTGATTCCAAACTATCTAAAACAGGAACGAAGAATTAGCTAACGTAAGACTCCATTAAAGAACTATTTagtatttagtttttgaaaattgttgtcTTTTCTCACCATTTCTTTACAGTAGTTTTTATCTTTACTACgaaaacatttaatttcacAGACAAAtccataaacaaaaacaactttttaaactactttcattttgaaattatgacTGAAGAGTAGACCAACAACCAAAGATATTCATAGATAGAAGTAGTGTTTctaagcttaattttcaagaacTAAAAACCAAATGCCATTTGATCCAATGTCAAAGACAACCCAACAAGAacctcaaaaagaaaaacaatgaaactCATCGaacatatgaaaattttccaagAACCAGTGGAGGCAAACCCCATCAAGCATACAAGAAACCTCATCAAACACACTGGCGAAACATAAACAGAACCATTTACACGACactaaaacaaaatccaaagaCATAggagcaaaaaaagaaagaaagaaaaagaaaaaacagaacagAACAAATATCCAAAAAAGCAATGTAACATAAAAACATCATCttacagagaaaaaaaacaataggaATCAAACATACCATGGTGAGAAAATTGATCCACCTTATGATAAATATGCTAGTTCCCATTCCCATTTTGCTCCTCTTCTCTTTTACCTCCTTATCCCCAATGCCACAGCCAGAAACAGAGGGAAATATATCAAGGGGGAGGGGGGTAAACAAGGGCAAAAAGAAATTACGGGTATGAGAGTTTGAGAAGAGAAGTGTAAAAGGGAAGAATGGAGTTTCTTCAGGGGTTAGCCATGGAAGTGGCACTTGCACTGCAAGCAAAGAGAACGGCTAGGCTAAGGAGGTGGGGTGAAGTGGGGATAATGCAGGAAGGGCAAGGGCATTTAcgtcaaaggaaaaaaaaagtatcacATGGCTCCATGAATGAACCCTGAAGTTTTCCAGCAGACAGACAGAACACTATCCGACAATACACTCAAAAAACTGAAAACTGTAATTAAGGAGTTAAATCTATGCCAAGTTTGATTACTAATGTAGTTAATCTTAGTCTTTGTTGTTGATTGACCAATGTTTTCGCCTATAAAACAGCATTCAAGGTGGACCCTTGTCTCTTTTGTGcatcttttctctttaattactttaatcAAATCTCTTTATTTCCCATCTGggttcctttttttctttcccaaaaTTTGAcctttttagattttttctttcttctttatctttctAAGTCAGCACATTGCCATACtcaaaaaaagttagaatctTTATCACTTCTCTGTAACAAAATGttcctttgtttcttcttcatcttttatgCTTTCAGTTTGAGATGGATTTTAGAGTTGAAACTATTTCGTTAGTAAAAACTTTTTTCCTCCAGTTTCATACAACTAATGATTTTCAATTAGTTTATCAATCTTTAGGggtaaaaaaatggataaaattactaatatagttaataataaaaactaaattgttacaaaatgGTAAAGTGCAATTATACTAAAGTTAATGTCTAAAAATTGTTACTTCCATAAAAGTTCAACGATTAGAAGTATTTTTTAACCAAACTATTATATTAAAGTTGAATCGAAAGTATGTATGATTAGATAGTCTAGttcattaacttttaaaaaaatgtctcaatttttttagtgaaaCATTTACAATAATACGGTAGATCAAACATCTACATTTAAAGGATAGAATATATACCGATATCAATTGTTACTAAATAAGCTTTCATTTTgctctaaactttcaattaaatacttaGTTAACCATtctattcaacttttttttgtttgataaagttaaaaagagaacacttttttatttttcgaaactttcattaaaattaactGTAGTCcttgattaatttttaatcaaccaataaaataaagttctTCAAATCTAACACAATTCTTTCAAAAGTGTtacaaaaatctaa encodes:
- the LOC101222956 gene encoding tetraspanin-10, with the protein product MGMGTSIFIIRWINFLTMFLAILVIIFGIWMGTHHDGCRKSLTLPVMGLGGFIFVVSIVGFLGALKNNSILLWIYLIMLCITLVGILVFTVLAFIVTNNGSGHDVAGLRYKEYQLQDYSTWFLKQLNNTENWMRLKSCLVKSEDCNNLSKRYKTLKQYKLAKLTPMEAGCCRPPSECGYPAVNASYYDLSFHPVNSNHDCKVYKNSKAVKCYDCDSCKAGVAQYMKTEWRLVAIFNVILFVVLLIIYLVGCCARRKAARNRSKG